The following coding sequences lie in one Rutidosis leptorrhynchoides isolate AG116_Rl617_1_P2 chromosome 4, CSIRO_AGI_Rlap_v1, whole genome shotgun sequence genomic window:
- the LOC139841260 gene encoding uncharacterized protein, with amino-acid sequence MDQIDRTKWMYDIGRTSTDYLKWLEEFINIAETDQLNKGSSVIICPCKKCMNGKSFKDSTDIRNHLIINGFMRGYTCWSYHGESLTDHNPCSSDSNQLNEEDSYISDNDNFEAMFEDIEDNVDEKYHEKFEQLKFDSKKPLYNGCTKFSKLSAVIKLLNLKANNGWSDTSFTSLLELLHKMLPEDNELPVSTYYAKKLMCPMGLEIQRIHACLNDCILYRNENENLHECKVCGASRYKHGKPTDEDSDENGPPAKVLWYFPIIPRLKRLFANAKTAKVLRWHAEERKKDGKIRYVADSVQWRTIDNEFEDFGNEIRNIRLGLSSVGMNPFGDLSSGHSTPKQPGNNIDVYLASLIDDLKLLWDTGVQVYDSYKKEYFQLWAMLFCTINNFPVYSNLSGYTTKGKKACPVCEKNTHSIWLKNCRKPAFMGHRRELAVNHPYRSKKDLFDGTVEKSVLPPRSDGKTFFKMVKKLKVVLGKIGNGPPKGMWKKNPYFGNYRIGSICASEIV; translated from the exons ATGGATCAGATTGATCGGACTAAATGGATGTACGACATAGGACGGACTAGCACCGACTATCTGAAATGGCTTGAAGAATTTATAAACATTGCGGAGACTGATCAATTAAATAAAGGAAGCAGTGTAATCATTTGTCCTTGTAAAAAATGTATGAATGGGAAGTCCTTCAAGGATTCTACCGATATCAGAAATCATCTTATAATAAACGGATTTATGAGAGGGTACACGTGTTGGTCTTATCACGGTGAATCATTAACCGATCATAACCCATGCTCTTCAGATTCCAATCAATTAAACGAAGAAGATTCATACATTAGTGATAACGATAATTTTGAGGCCATGTTTGAGGATATTGAGGATAATGTTGACGAAAAGTATCATGAGAAATTTGAACAACTTAAATTTGACTCTAAAAAACCGTTATACAACGGTTGTACGAAATTTTCAAAACTTTCTGCCGTGATAAAACTGTTAAATCTAAAAGCAAACAATGGTTGGAGTGACACAAGTTTCACTAGCTTGTTAGAGTTGTTGCATAAAATGCTCCCCGAAGATAATGAGTTGCCGGTTTCAACATACTATGCCAAGAAATTGATGTGCCCGATGGGATTGGAAATACAAAGAATACATGCATGTCTAAATGATTGTATACTATACAGGAATGAAAATGAAAACCTTCATGAGTGTAAGGTATGTGGTGCATCTAGGTATAAACATGGAAAACCAACCGACGAAGACAGTGACGAAAATGGACCTCCTGCAAAAGTATTGTGGTATTTCCCTATCATACCAAGATTGAAGAGGTTATTTGCGAATGCCAAAACTGCAAAAGTATTACGTTGGCATGCGGAAGAGCGTAAAAAGGATGGAAAAATAAGATATGTGGCTGATTCAGTTCAATGGAGAACTATTGATAACGAATTTGAAGACTTTGGGAATGAGATACGAAATATTAGGTTGGGACTTAGTTCAGTTGGAATGAATCCTTTTGGAGATTTGAGTAGCGGTCATAGCAC CCCAAAACAACCTGGAAACAACATTGATGTTTATTTGGCATCGTTGATTGATGACTTAAAGTTACTATGGGATACCGGTGTACAAGTCTATGATTCATACAAGAAAGAGTACTTTCAACTATGGGCAATGCTTTTTTGCACCATTAACAATTTTCCAGTGTATAGTAATTTGTCTGGATATACTACGAAAGGGAAAAAGGCATGTCCTGTTTGTGAGAAAAATACTCACTCGATATGGTTGAAAAATTGTAGGAAACCAGCATTTATGGGACATAGAAGAGAGCTTGCTGTGAATCACCCTTATCGCTCCAAAAAAGACTTATTTGATGGTACTGTAGAGAAAAGTGTTCTACCGCCACGATCGGATGGAAAAACTTTTTTCAAAATGGTTAAGAAGCTAAAAGTTGTGTTGGGAAAAATCGGTAATGGTCCGCCGAAAGGGATGTGGAAAAAAAATCCATATTTTGGGAATTACCGTATTGGAAGCATTTGCGCATCCGAAATTGTCTAG